One window of Cellulomonas shaoxiangyii genomic DNA carries:
- the tpiA gene encoding triose-phosphate isomerase — MAQSRTPLMAGNWKMNLDHHQATHTVQKLAWTLKDAKHDYASVEVAVLPPYTDLRSVQTLVDADKLELVYGAQDVSAHESGAYTGEISPLFLTKLGCTYVAVGHSERRQYHHEDDALVNAKVRSALSAGLVPILCVGEPLEVRKAGEHVPHTLAQLDGALQGLTAEQVAGLVVAYEPVWAIGTGETATPEDAQELCGAIRVRVGELYDQATADAVRVLYGGSVKSSNVASIMAKPDVDGALVGGASLDPEEFAKIVRFRSHQVG; from the coding sequence GTGGCGCAGAGCCGTACCCCGCTGATGGCGGGCAACTGGAAGATGAACCTGGACCACCACCAGGCCACGCACACCGTGCAGAAGCTCGCGTGGACGCTCAAGGACGCGAAGCACGACTACGCGTCGGTCGAGGTCGCGGTGCTCCCGCCGTACACCGACCTGCGCAGCGTGCAGACGCTCGTCGACGCGGACAAGCTCGAGCTCGTCTACGGCGCGCAGGACGTGTCGGCCCACGAGTCCGGTGCGTACACCGGCGAGATCTCGCCGCTGTTCCTCACCAAGCTCGGCTGCACGTACGTGGCCGTCGGCCACTCCGAGCGCCGGCAGTACCACCACGAGGACGACGCCCTGGTGAACGCCAAGGTGAGGTCGGCGCTGTCCGCGGGCCTCGTGCCCATCCTGTGCGTGGGGGAGCCGCTCGAGGTGCGCAAGGCGGGCGAGCACGTGCCGCACACGCTCGCGCAGCTCGACGGCGCGCTCCAGGGCCTGACGGCCGAGCAGGTCGCCGGCCTCGTCGTCGCGTACGAGCCCGTCTGGGCGATCGGGACGGGCGAGACCGCCACGCCGGAGGACGCCCAGGAGCTGTGCGGGGCGATCCGCGTGCGTGTCGGTGAGCTCTACGACCAGGCGACCGCCGACGCGGTGCGCGTGCTCTACGGCGGCTCGGTGAAGTCGTCCAACGTGGCGTCGATCATGGCGAAGCCCGACGTCGACGGCGCCCTGGTCGGTGGTGCGAGCCTCGACCCCGAGGAGTTCGCGAAGATCGTCCGTTTCCGCTCCCACCAGGTCGGCTGA
- the tal gene encoding transaldolase — translation MTSSTPLHQLHDAGVAVWLDDLSRELLRTGELARLVERGVVGVTTNPTIFASALTKGNAYDEQLAELAAAGASVDEAVVQITTDDVREACDVLRPVHDATQGVDGRVSIEVDPRLARDTEGTLASARTLWSTIDRPNLFIKIPATVEGLPAIAAALAEGISVNVTLIFSLQRYHAVLDAFVEGLERARAAGLDLAPIGSVASFFVSRVDAAIDPRLDAIGTAEADELRGKAALANARLAYGVYQDVVAGERWGALAAAGARPQRPLWASTGVKDPRYPDTLYVEDLVVAGSVNTMPGKTLDAVEDHGVLRGDTVTGLQEASAALLDRLEALGISVDEVTEHLEVEGLEKFEASWTELLETVENGLRDAPTAGADR, via the coding sequence ATGACAAGCTCCACCCCGCTGCACCAGCTGCACGACGCCGGCGTGGCCGTCTGGCTCGACGACCTCTCGAGGGAGCTGCTCCGGACCGGCGAGCTGGCGAGGCTGGTCGAGCGCGGCGTCGTCGGCGTGACCACCAACCCGACGATCTTCGCGAGCGCCCTCACCAAGGGGAACGCCTACGACGAGCAGCTCGCCGAGCTCGCGGCCGCGGGCGCGTCCGTCGACGAGGCGGTCGTGCAGATCACGACGGACGACGTGCGCGAGGCGTGCGACGTCCTGCGCCCCGTGCACGACGCCACGCAGGGCGTCGACGGACGCGTGTCCATCGAGGTCGACCCGCGTCTCGCGCGCGACACCGAGGGCACGCTCGCGTCGGCACGCACGCTCTGGTCCACGATCGACCGCCCGAACCTGTTCATCAAGATCCCCGCGACCGTCGAGGGCCTGCCCGCCATCGCGGCCGCCCTGGCCGAGGGCATCAGCGTCAACGTCACGCTGATCTTCTCGCTGCAGCGGTACCACGCCGTGCTCGACGCGTTCGTCGAGGGCCTGGAGCGGGCACGCGCGGCCGGGCTCGACCTGGCTCCGATCGGCTCGGTCGCCTCCTTCTTCGTCTCGCGCGTCGACGCCGCGATCGACCCGCGCCTGGACGCCATCGGCACCGCCGAGGCGGACGAGCTGCGCGGCAAGGCCGCCCTCGCCAACGCCCGCCTCGCGTACGGGGTGTACCAGGACGTGGTCGCGGGCGAGCGCTGGGGCGCCCTCGCGGCCGCCGGTGCCCGGCCGCAGCGTCCGCTCTGGGCGTCGACGGGGGTCAAGGACCCGCGCTACCCCGACACGCTGTACGTCGAGGACCTCGTCGTCGCCGGCTCGGTCAACACCATGCCCGGCAAGACGCTGGACGCGGTCGAGGACCACGGCGTGCTGCGCGGCGACACGGTCACGGGCCTGCAGGAGGCGTCCGCGGCGCTCCTCGACCGGCTCGAGGCGCTCGGCATCTCGGTCGACGAGGTCACCGAGCACCTCGAGGTCGAGGGCCTGGAGAAGTTCGAGGCGTCGTGGACCGAGCTGCTCGAGACGGTGGAGAACGGCCTGCGGGACGCCCCCACCGCGGGTGCCGACCGGTGA
- the gap gene encoding type I glyceraldehyde-3-phosphate dehydrogenase, whose translation MTIKVGINGFGRIGRNFYRAIVASGADIEIVGVNDLTDNKTLAHLLKYDTVLGRFPLSVDFDDENIIVDGKAIRALAERNPADLPWGELGADIVIESTGFFTDATKARAHIDAGAKKVIISAPAKNEDGTFVVGVNHEQYDAATQHIISNASCTTNCLAPLAKALNDSIGIERGLMTTIHAYTGDQNLQDGPHKDLRRARAAAQNIVPTSTGAAKAVSLVLPELKGKLDGYALRVPTITGSATDLTFTASREVTVDEVNAAVKAAADGPLKGVLEYVEDEIVSSDIVTDPHQSIFDSKLTKVSGDLVKVVAWYDNEWGYSNSLVKLTEYVGERLS comes from the coding sequence GTGACCATCAAGGTCGGCATCAACGGCTTCGGCCGCATCGGGCGCAACTTCTACCGCGCCATCGTGGCTTCGGGGGCCGACATCGAGATCGTCGGGGTGAACGACCTGACGGACAACAAGACCCTCGCCCACCTGCTCAAGTACGACACCGTCCTCGGCCGCTTCCCGCTGAGCGTGGACTTCGACGACGAGAACATCATCGTCGACGGCAAGGCCATCCGGGCGCTCGCCGAGCGCAACCCGGCGGACCTGCCCTGGGGCGAGCTGGGTGCCGACATCGTCATCGAGTCGACCGGCTTCTTCACGGACGCCACGAAGGCCCGGGCGCACATCGACGCCGGCGCGAAGAAGGTCATCATCTCGGCCCCGGCCAAGAACGAGGACGGCACCTTCGTCGTCGGCGTGAACCACGAGCAGTACGACGCGGCGACGCAGCACATCATCTCCAACGCGTCGTGCACGACCAACTGCCTCGCGCCGCTCGCCAAGGCCCTCAACGACTCGATCGGCATCGAGCGCGGCCTCATGACGACGATCCACGCGTACACGGGCGACCAGAACCTGCAGGACGGGCCGCACAAGGACCTGCGCCGTGCCCGCGCCGCCGCCCAGAACATCGTCCCGACGTCGACGGGTGCCGCCAAGGCCGTGTCGCTCGTCCTGCCCGAGCTCAAGGGCAAGCTCGACGGCTACGCGCTGCGCGTGCCGACGATCACCGGCTCCGCCACGGACCTCACCTTCACCGCCTCGCGCGAGGTGACCGTGGACGAGGTCAACGCCGCGGTCAAGGCCGCCGCCGACGGTCCGCTGAAGGGCGTCCTGGAGTACGTCGAGGACGAGATCGTGTCCTCGGACATCGTCACGGACCCGCACCAGAGCATCTTCGACTCGAAGCTCACCAAGGTCTCGGGCGACCTCGTGAAGGTCGTCGCCTGGTACGACAACGAGTGGGGCTACTCGAACTCCCTCGTCAAGCTCACCGAGTACGTGGGCGAGCGTCTCTCCTGA
- the zwf gene encoding glucose-6-phosphate dehydrogenase, with the protein MSPATVAEGRNPLRDPRDRRLPRIAGPSGLVIFGVTGDLARKKLMPAVYDLTNRGLLPPGFALTGFARRDWATQDFEQVVHDAVKQYARTPFREATWRQLAEGIRFVQGTFDDDDAFDRLRETVEDLDVSRGTGGNHAFYLSVPPSSFPVVCKQLARSGLSQPREGTWRRVVIEKPFGHDLKSARELNDIVSSVFRPDDIFRIDHYLGKETVQNLLALRFANQLFEPIWNGNYVDHVQITMAEDIGIGGRAGYYDGIGAARDVIQNHLLQLLALTAMEEPVSFDAAALRAEKTKVLSAVRLPRDLGKHTARGQYTAGWQGGEKVIGYAEEEGFNPDSTTETYAAIRVDIDTRRWAGVPFYLRTGKRLGRRVTEIAVVFKRAPHLPFESTATEELGKNALVIRVQPDEGVTLRFGAKVPGTQMEVRDVTMDFGYGHAFTESSPEAYERLILDVLLGDPPLFPQHEEVERSWEILDPITEYWAAHGAPDEYRAGTWGPASADEMMARDGRAWRLP; encoded by the coding sequence GTGAGCCCCGCCACCGTCGCGGAGGGCCGCAACCCGCTCCGCGACCCGCGCGACCGCCGGCTGCCCCGCATCGCCGGGCCCAGCGGCCTCGTCATCTTCGGCGTCACGGGCGACCTGGCGCGCAAGAAGCTCATGCCGGCGGTGTACGACCTCACCAACCGCGGTCTGCTTCCCCCCGGCTTCGCGCTCACCGGGTTCGCCCGGCGCGACTGGGCGACGCAGGACTTCGAGCAGGTCGTGCACGACGCCGTCAAGCAGTACGCCCGCACCCCGTTCCGGGAGGCGACCTGGCGGCAGCTGGCCGAGGGCATCCGCTTCGTCCAGGGCACGTTCGACGACGACGACGCGTTCGACCGCCTGCGCGAGACCGTCGAGGACCTCGACGTCTCCCGCGGCACGGGCGGCAACCACGCGTTCTACCTGTCGGTGCCGCCGAGCTCGTTCCCGGTCGTCTGCAAGCAGCTCGCGCGCTCCGGCCTGTCGCAGCCGCGCGAGGGCACCTGGCGGCGCGTCGTGATCGAGAAGCCCTTCGGGCACGACCTGAAGTCGGCGCGCGAGCTCAACGACATCGTGTCCTCGGTGTTCCGGCCGGACGACATCTTCCGGATCGACCACTACCTCGGCAAGGAGACGGTCCAGAACCTGCTCGCGCTGCGGTTCGCGAACCAGCTGTTCGAGCCGATCTGGAACGGCAACTACGTCGACCACGTGCAGATCACCATGGCGGAGGACATCGGCATCGGTGGCCGCGCCGGGTACTACGACGGGATCGGCGCGGCGCGCGACGTCATCCAGAACCACCTGCTCCAGCTGCTCGCGCTCACGGCGATGGAGGAGCCGGTGTCGTTCGACGCCGCGGCCCTGCGCGCCGAGAAGACGAAGGTCCTGTCGGCGGTGCGCCTCCCGCGCGACCTCGGCAAGCACACCGCGCGCGGCCAGTACACGGCGGGGTGGCAGGGCGGCGAGAAGGTCATCGGCTACGCCGAGGAGGAGGGCTTCAACCCCGACTCGACGACCGAGACGTACGCCGCGATCCGCGTCGACATCGACACGCGCCGCTGGGCCGGCGTGCCGTTCTACCTCCGGACGGGCAAGCGTCTGGGCCGGCGGGTCACGGAGATCGCGGTCGTCTTCAAGCGCGCGCCACACCTGCCCTTCGAGTCCACCGCGACCGAGGAGCTCGGGAAGAACGCGCTCGTCATCCGCGTCCAGCCGGACGAGGGCGTGACGCTGCGGTTCGGGGCGAAGGTGCCGGGCACGCAGATGGAGGTCCGCGACGTCACGATGGACTTCGGCTACGGCCACGCCTTCACCGAGTCGTCCCCCGAGGCGTACGAGCGCCTCATCCTCGACGTCCTGCTCGGCGACCCGCCGCTGTTCCCCCAGCACGAGGAGGTCGAGCGCTCCTGGGAGATCCTCGACCCGATCACGGAGTACTGGGCCGCGCACGGGGCCCCCGACGAGTACCGCGCCGGCACGTGGGGCCCGGCCTCGGCCGACGAGATGATGGCCCGCGACGGGCGCGCCTGGAGGCTGCCGTGA
- the secG gene encoding preprotein translocase subunit SecG — translation MTALRISLQVLLVLTSLLLVPLVLLHKGKGGGLSDMFGGGITAGAGSSGVAERNLNRITVAVALVWTVMIVLLGLIEKFAD, via the coding sequence GTGACTGCCCTGCGAATCTCTCTCCAGGTGCTGCTGGTGCTCACCAGCCTCCTGCTGGTCCCCCTCGTGCTGCTGCACAAGGGCAAGGGCGGCGGACTCTCCGACATGTTCGGCGGCGGCATCACGGCCGGCGCGGGCTCGTCCGGCGTGGCCGAGCGCAACCTGAACCGCATCACGGTGGCGGTCGCCCTCGTGTGGACGGTCATGATCGTCCTGCTCGGGCTCATCGAGAAGTTCGCGGACTGA
- a CDS encoding RNA polymerase-binding protein RbpA — protein sequence MASGSAIRGSRVGAGPMGEAERGDAAPRVWISYWCGNGHETRPSFAEEAAADAPETWDCPRCGFPAGQDPANPPAPIKNEPYKTHLAYVKERRSDEDGAALLDEALAALRARRGRR from the coding sequence ATGGCGAGCGGGAGCGCGATCAGAGGGTCCCGCGTCGGCGCGGGACCCATGGGCGAGGCGGAGCGCGGCGACGCCGCTCCGCGCGTGTGGATCTCGTACTGGTGCGGCAACGGCCACGAGACCCGGCCGAGCTTCGCGGAGGAGGCAGCCGCGGACGCACCCGAGACGTGGGACTGCCCGCGCTGCGGCTTCCCCGCGGGTCAGGACCCGGCGAACCCGCCGGCGCCGATCAAGAACGAGCCCTACAAGACGCACCTCGCCTACGTGAAGGAGCGCCGCAGCGACGAGGACGGCGCTGCCCTCCTGGACGAGGCGCTCGCCGCACTGCGCGCCCGCCGCGGCCGGCGCTGA
- the pgl gene encoding 6-phosphogluconolactonase, with protein sequence MSPHAAPEIVVHPDAEVLAAATAARLLTRLVDLQSHRAPLHLVLTGGTVGTATLRAVATSPARDAVDWSQVHLWWGDERFLPAGDPERNETQAREALIDALGDALPAANVHPVPPRSDAVPDADAAARAYRAELTTHAPEGLRAPVPDVLLLGVGPDGHVASLFPGKQTLHEHHDLVVAEHDSPKPPPERVSLTFPVIRSAREVWLVAAGAEKAAAVARAVAGGDVADTPAAGAVGTERTLWLLDVTAAQDLPAADATAGGAGAPAASPTSSDADPAPEALWARVDDYLAAVVEEPPAAAAVAAAAAAAGLPDIAVAPSQGRFLQLLAAAVGARRVLEIGTLGGYSTWWLAQALPPDGVVVTLELSEPHAAVARTSLDAAGVGDRVELRVGPAAESLDALVADDGEPFDLVFVDADKQQLATYVDRAITLSRPGALIVVDNVVRRGTVVDSAHPDDRVHGVRSFMTAVARDPRVDATALQTVGVKGHDGFALLRVR encoded by the coding sequence GTGAGCCCGCACGCCGCCCCCGAGATCGTCGTCCACCCGGATGCGGAGGTGCTCGCGGCGGCCACCGCCGCGCGGCTCCTCACGCGTCTGGTCGACCTGCAGTCCCACCGCGCGCCGCTGCACCTCGTGCTCACCGGTGGCACGGTCGGGACGGCCACCCTGCGCGCGGTCGCGACGAGCCCCGCGCGCGACGCCGTCGACTGGTCCCAGGTCCACCTGTGGTGGGGGGACGAGCGGTTCCTGCCCGCGGGCGACCCGGAGCGCAACGAGACGCAGGCGCGCGAGGCGCTGATCGACGCGCTGGGCGACGCCCTCCCGGCCGCCAACGTGCACCCGGTCCCACCCCGGTCCGACGCCGTGCCGGACGCCGACGCGGCCGCACGCGCCTACCGCGCCGAGCTGACGACGCACGCGCCGGAGGGCCTGCGCGCGCCGGTGCCCGACGTCCTGCTCCTCGGCGTGGGCCCGGACGGCCACGTCGCCTCGCTGTTCCCCGGCAAGCAGACCCTGCACGAGCACCACGACCTCGTCGTCGCGGAGCACGACTCCCCCAAGCCTCCGCCGGAGCGCGTCTCCCTGACGTTCCCGGTGATCAGGTCCGCCCGCGAGGTGTGGCTCGTGGCGGCGGGCGCGGAGAAGGCCGCGGCGGTCGCACGGGCGGTCGCCGGCGGCGACGTCGCGGACACGCCCGCCGCCGGCGCCGTGGGCACCGAGCGCACGCTGTGGCTCCTGGACGTCACCGCCGCACAGGACCTGCCGGCAGCCGACGCGACGGCAGGCGGCGCCGGAGCCCCCGCGGCGAGCCCGACGTCGTCCGACGCCGATCCGGCCCCGGAGGCGCTGTGGGCCCGGGTCGACGACTACCTGGCCGCGGTCGTCGAGGAGCCGCCGGCCGCGGCCGCCGTGGCCGCCGCCGCGGCGGCGGCAGGACTGCCGGACATCGCCGTCGCGCCCAGCCAGGGCCGGTTCCTCCAGCTCCTGGCCGCCGCCGTCGGCGCGCGTCGGGTGCTCGAGATCGGCACCCTCGGCGGGTACAGCACGTGGTGGCTCGCTCAGGCGCTGCCCCCGGACGGTGTCGTCGTCACGCTCGAGCTCAGCGAGCCGCACGCCGCGGTCGCGCGCACGTCGCTGGACGCCGCCGGCGTCGGTGACCGCGTCGAGCTCCGCGTGGGCCCGGCCGCCGAGTCGCTCGACGCGCTGGTCGCCGACGACGGCGAGCCGTTCGACCTCGTGTTCGTCGACGCGGACAAGCAGCAGCTCGCCACGTACGTGGACCGCGCGATCACGCTGTCCCGCCCCGGTGCGCTCATCGTCGTCGACAACGTCGTCCGGCGGGGCACGGTCGTGGACAGCGCGCACCCCGACGACCGTGTGCACGGTGTCCGCTCGTTCATGACCGCCGTGGCGCGCGATCCCCGGGTCGACGCGACCGCGCTCCAGACGGTGGGCGTCAAGGGCCACGACGGGTTCGCACTGCTCCGCGTGCGCTGA
- the opcA gene encoding glucose-6-phosphate dehydrogenase assembly protein OpcA, with amino-acid sequence MIIDMPDTTTRDINKRLLQEREEGGAVALGRVLTLIIDVGPNDPEEAIEAANEASHEHPCRIVVLVERPDERSAVLDAQIRLGGDAGASEVVVLRASGDVLSHLDTLVMPLLLPDAPIVAWWPHDVPENPSEHPFGRMAQRRITDASQCDDPGATLRRLAAVYADGDTDLAWTRATLWRGLIAATLDQPPFQPVQRAVVVGESTHPSVDLMAAWLAEALRCPVEIERVPGAPAITQVRLQRASGDIVLDRPDGKTAALRQPDQPEHRIALPIRQLRECLVEELRRLDADEVYGEVLQNGLARIDA; translated from the coding sequence GTGATCATCGACATGCCGGACACGACGACCCGGGACATCAACAAGCGCCTCCTGCAGGAGCGCGAGGAGGGCGGCGCCGTCGCGCTCGGGCGGGTGCTGACGCTCATCATCGACGTCGGCCCGAACGACCCGGAGGAGGCGATCGAGGCGGCCAACGAGGCGAGCCACGAGCACCCGTGCCGGATCGTCGTCCTGGTCGAGCGCCCGGACGAGCGGTCTGCCGTGCTGGACGCGCAGATCCGTCTCGGTGGCGACGCCGGTGCCAGCGAGGTCGTCGTCCTGCGCGCGTCCGGCGACGTGCTGTCGCACCTCGACACGCTCGTCATGCCGCTGCTCCTGCCCGACGCGCCGATCGTGGCCTGGTGGCCGCACGACGTCCCCGAGAACCCCTCGGAGCACCCGTTCGGCCGCATGGCCCAGCGGCGCATCACCGACGCGAGCCAGTGCGACGACCCCGGCGCGACCCTCCGGCGTCTCGCCGCGGTGTACGCCGACGGCGACACCGACCTCGCCTGGACGCGCGCGACCCTGTGGCGCGGGCTCATCGCCGCGACGCTCGACCAGCCGCCGTTCCAGCCCGTGCAGCGCGCGGTCGTCGTCGGCGAGAGCACGCACCCGTCGGTCGACCTCATGGCGGCGTGGCTGGCGGAGGCGCTGCGCTGCCCGGTCGAGATCGAGCGGGTGCCCGGCGCGCCGGCGATCACGCAGGTGCGGCTGCAGCGGGCGTCGGGCGACATCGTGCTCGACCGGCCCGACGGCAAGACCGCCGCGCTGCGCCAGCCCGACCAGCCGGAGCACCGCATCGCGCTGCCGATCCGTCAGCTGCGCGAGTGCCTGGTCGAGGAGCTGCGACGCCTCGACGCCGACGAGGTGTACGGCGAGGTCCTGCAGAACGGGCTCGCCCGCATCGACGCCTGA
- a CDS encoding phosphoglycerate kinase, with product MKTIDDLGDLRGKRVLVRSDFNVPLDGTTITDDGRIRAALPTLQALLAKGARVVVVAHLGRPKGAPDPKYSLAPVAERLGELLGQPVALAEDLVGESAKATVAGLEDGQIALLENVRFDARETSKDEAERGALADELASLVDAYVSDGFGVVHRKQASVYDVAQRLPHAVGQLVLKEVESLRKATDDPARPYVVVLGGSKVSDKLGVIENLIGKADRLLIGGGMLFTFLAAQGRSVGTSLLEEDQVETVKGYLATAAERGVEIVLPVDVVVAPRFAADAPATVVPADAIPDDQMGLDIGPESAALFASKIVDAKTVVWNGPAGVFEFEAFAAGTRAVAQALVDAGRNGGFTIVGGGDSAAAVRTLGFDEADFGHISTGGGASLEFLEGKTLPGIAVLED from the coding sequence ATGAAGACCATCGACGACCTGGGCGACCTGCGCGGCAAGCGCGTGCTCGTCCGCTCGGACTTCAACGTGCCGCTCGACGGCACGACCATCACCGACGACGGCCGCATCCGTGCGGCGCTGCCGACCCTGCAGGCGCTGCTCGCCAAGGGCGCTCGCGTCGTCGTCGTGGCGCACCTCGGCCGCCCCAAGGGCGCTCCCGACCCGAAGTACTCGCTGGCGCCCGTCGCGGAGCGTCTCGGCGAGCTGCTGGGCCAGCCCGTGGCCCTCGCCGAGGACCTCGTGGGCGAGTCCGCGAAGGCGACCGTGGCGGGGCTCGAGGACGGCCAGATCGCGCTGCTCGAGAACGTGCGCTTCGACGCCCGCGAGACGTCGAAGGACGAGGCCGAGCGCGGCGCGCTGGCGGACGAGCTGGCGTCGCTGGTCGACGCCTACGTCTCCGACGGCTTCGGCGTCGTGCACCGCAAGCAGGCGTCGGTCTACGACGTCGCGCAGCGCCTGCCGCACGCGGTCGGCCAGCTGGTGCTCAAGGAGGTCGAGTCGCTGCGCAAGGCGACCGACGACCCGGCGCGTCCCTACGTCGTCGTCCTCGGCGGCTCCAAGGTGTCGGACAAGCTGGGCGTCATCGAGAACCTGATCGGCAAGGCCGACCGCCTGCTCATCGGCGGCGGCATGCTGTTCACGTTCCTCGCGGCGCAGGGCCGCTCGGTCGGCACGAGCCTCCTCGAGGAGGACCAGGTCGAGACGGTGAAGGGCTACCTCGCGACGGCCGCCGAGCGCGGCGTCGAGATCGTCCTGCCCGTCGACGTCGTCGTGGCACCTCGGTTCGCGGCCGACGCGCCGGCGACGGTCGTCCCCGCCGACGCGATCCCGGACGACCAGATGGGCCTGGACATCGGCCCCGAGAGCGCCGCGCTCTTCGCGTCGAAGATCGTCGACGCCAAGACCGTCGTCTGGAACGGCCCCGCCGGCGTGTTCGAGTTCGAGGCGTTCGCCGCCGGCACGCGTGCCGTCGCGCAGGCGCTGGTCGACGCGGGCCGCAACGGCGGCTTCACGATCGTCGGGGGCGGCGACTCCGCCGCGGCCGTGCGCACGCTCGGCTTCGACGAGGCCGACTTCGGCCACATCTCCACCGGCGGCGGCGCGTCGCTGGAGTTCCTCGAGGGCAAGACCCTCCCGGGCATCGCAGTGCTGGAGGACTGA